DNA sequence from the Candidatus Zixiibacteriota bacterium genome:
TATTGCTCAGACCCGATGCAACATGATCGATGACTTCTTGTTCACGCCGAGTGATGCTAACAGCCTCAGAAACGCGAATGGGTTTGACTGTAACCTGTGGATCTATCGTGATAGTTCTGAAAAGCGAGTCAGTTACGGTCTGCGGAAGTACCACCTGGCCGTCCAATACGTTTTGAATCGTCTGGATCAAATCCTGGAAGCTAGCATCCTCTAAAACAAATCCTCTCAGACCGATTTTGACGCAACTCAGCAGATCCACTTTCTCAGGCACCACATTGATCCCGACCATCTGGATAGCGGGGAATTTACTTCGCAGCTCAGTAGCGATAGAAATACTATTACCATGCTGGAGAGACATAGACTGCAAAATCAGATCCGGCTGAACCACTGAAGTAACTTCAAACGCCGTTGATGATTCGCTCATTTTGACTGTAGCGAAGTCAGAGGAGGTCTTAATCTTTGTAGTAATACCCTCTCTTAATACTCGATTGTCTTCTATTACCAACAATTGTTTCATTACCATGCCCCATTCTCCTCTCGCTCCAGCCCCTCAGAGCACCAGAGTCTTAAACGTAAGCTTGTCAGGAAGTTATGCTTGTGCCCGGAACTAATAAAATCAAGATCTCCCATAATTGCCATTGACTGTCAATTCGATCTGTGATCCATTCTCCCGTCCATAACTACCTTATATACCAGCGCTACAAGGACATAATTTATATGTATTATAAATTATTGCTTGTCAAGAGAAAATCGACCGAAGGATTGAAAAAAGAATTAACCCGTTGACCTTCAAGCTCTTCAAGTTTCTGATTCACACACCAATCAAAGATAGCGATTCGAAACTCTGCTTTAGTTGCTTCATGAGTAAGTGAATTCAATCCCGTAATGAAAAAACCCACTCGAAAGCGGGCTCTCTCAAGAAGCGATATTACAGGCGTGCGATGGGTCTGTAACGTTGGCTCTCGCTTGTGTTTGTGTGTTGACCTCGAACTGGCTTAGGAACGCATCCGTCTGATAGCGCTCGCACCAAGCAACCCTAATCCGAGCAGAAGCAAAGTGGCTGGCTCGGGATTTGTGTGAACGGATT
Encoded proteins:
- a CDS encoding response regulator transcription factor; this encodes MKQLLVIEDNRVLREGITTKIKTSSDFATVKMSESSTAFEVTSVVQPDLILQSMSLQHGNSISIATELRSKFPAIQMVGINVVPEKVDLLSCVKIGLRGFVLEDASFQDLIQTIQNVLDGQVVLPQTVTDSLFRTITIDPQVTVKPIRVSEAVSITRREQEVIDHVASGLSNKEIAHQLNIATHTVKSHIHNLFEKLALSTRLELIRYAGIYRNQQPVIGIGEQR